In Haliotis asinina isolate JCU_RB_2024 chromosome 15, JCU_Hal_asi_v2, whole genome shotgun sequence, one DNA window encodes the following:
- the LOC137266352 gene encoding uncharacterized protein, with translation MEKGQIVTHAKSDSSRVVLNNRVYENISNSTVGTSATEIENHASSTITKRKNLRIESGQDALVPRQYRNVNQREQILFNTLEKHLSRQQQSALQSQDHSMQKYRQRLAGYERLRMPADESINGSCVGASSGSEVVIGSERRSGSKTISGKSTHPLISTYAAKHGDQSIAAVDVNTEKEAGLEVMTNASAERTPSVFNAATSTRASQLNPNGRTNESGRRSVPQVLTGKLPSHKKSKSFRTLESVVKKINLQKKIGLKISMLRAPAPSGSTSTDSNLLTVDDTNMRPRAYTDPTSDGKGKTAIKLPEITIEDCSDPEDKMNSEVEMFSDLSPPRRRANTCPEEFFNRRRKGRPPTPPPTSRNGSPTNKFTFGNVRSPSKSPVSFVHHKLSKVSEDGGEAPNDTNVSTKSSARLSKQTIVNRRSSFNTISSLRAGLASKLTLIESEDEMGMEKGQFAIAKPEALRASDNNKISGYMSQGQDVTDVYAKDCRFSQKISPTLDGKPLQAC, from the coding sequence ATGGAAAAGGGACAGATCGTTACCCACGCAAAGAGCGACAGCAGTCGCGTTGTCCTAAATAACAGAGTGTATGAGAATATCTCCAACTCAACAGTGGGTACCTCGGCAACTGAGATTGAGAACCATGCCTCTAGTACCATTACAAAGCGGAAAAACCTTCGAATTGAGTCAGGCCAAGATGCTCTAGTACCACGGCAATATCGGAATGTAAATCAGCGAGAACAGATTCTTTTTAACACGCTGGAAAAACATCTGTCCCGGCAACAACAATCTGCGTTGCAGAGCCAGGATCACTCCATGCAGAAATACAGACAACGCCTTGCCGGATACGAGCGTCTGCGCATGCCCGCGGATGAATCGATAAATGGGAGTTGTGTTGGTGCGTCGAGTGGCAGCGAGGTTGTGATAGGTAGTGAACGGCGCTCCGGGAGCAAAACAATCTCGGGGAAATCAACACATCCGTTGATATCGACGTATGCTGCGAAGCACGGCGACCAATCAATAGCCGCCGTTGATGTAAACACTGAAAAGGAGGCTGGGCTTGAAGTTATGACCAACGCTTCTGCTGAGAGGACGCCGAGTGTATTTAATGCAGCTACCTCGACACGTGCTAGTCAGTTGAACCCAAACGGTCGGACTAATGAGTCTGGTAGAAGAAGCGTGCCTCAAGTCTTAACAGGGAAATTACCGAGTCACAAAAAGTCCAAGTCGTTCCGTACCTTGGAGTCAGTAGTGAAGAAGATCAACTTGCAGAAGAAGATTGGCCTGAAAATCAGCATGCTCCGAGCACCAGCTCCATCCGGTAGCACGTCCACGGATTCCAATCTGTTGACAGTGGATGACACCAACATGAGACCTAGAGCTTACACAGATCCGACATCCGATGGTAAGGGAAAGACGGCAATTAAGCTTCCCGAGATTACCATTGAAGACTGTTCGGACCCTGAGGACAAGATGAACAGTGAGGTGGAGATGTTCTCAGATCTGTCCCCTCCACGCCGGAGGGCCAACACGTGTCCGGAAGAGTTCTTCAACAGACGACGAAAGGGGAGGCCACCAACACCCCCTCCAACATCCCGAAACGGCAGCCCTACCAACAAATTCACTTTCGGCAACGTGAGGAGTCCCAGCAAAAGCCCCGTGTCATTCGTGCACCACAAACTGAGCAAAGTGTCTGAAGATGGTGGTGAAGCACCTAATGACACcaacgtgtcaacaaagtcgtCTGCTCGTCTTAGCAAGCAGACGATCGTCAACAGACGGAGTTCCTTCAACACTATTTCTAGCCTTAGGGCTGGTCTTGCCTCCAAATTAACACTGATAGAATCCGAGGACGAAATGGGGATGGAAAAGGGTCAGTTTGCTATAGCAAAGCCCGAAGCTTTGAGGGCAAGTGACAATAACAAGATTTCGGGATATATGTCTCAGGGTCAGGACGTGACTGACGTATATGCAAAGGACTGTCGCTTCTCTCAGAAAATATCCCCCACGTTGGACGGGAAACCCTTGCAGGCGTGTTAG